One segment of Brassica napus cultivar Da-Ae chromosome C3, Da-Ae, whole genome shotgun sequence DNA contains the following:
- the LOC106360012 gene encoding probable C-terminal domain small phosphatase produces MAYERIIENKHQNNLFMSIFTFHCRLLRCVSRCITATTIIYPTTTKHDDYTKLENQPQTEHTNTKRTIILDLDETLVHSTTQMPGVRYDFMVLVKMESEIMPIFVVKRPGLTEFLERLSESFEVVVFTAGLEDYASQVLDKIDRKGVITQRLYRDSCREVNGRYVKDLSMVVGEDLGSVLIVDDNPSSYSLQPENGVPIKAFVDDLRDQELMKLVEFLEICYAYEDMRDAVQDFLAN; encoded by the coding sequence ATGGCATATGAGAGAATCATTGAAAACAAACACCAAAATAATCTATTCATGTCCATCTTTACATTCCATTGCCGCCTTCTGCGTTGTGTTTCCAGGTGCATTACAGCCACCACCATCATCTATCCAACAACCACAAAACATGACGACTACACAAAACTCGAGAACCAACCTCAGACAGAACATACCAACACGAAAAGGACAATCATCCTCGATCTTGACGAAACCTTGGTTCACTCCACGACCCAAATGCCTGGAGTCAGATACGATTTCATGGTGCTGGTGAAAATGGAAAGCGAGATTATGCCAATCTTTGTGGTGAAACGACCAGGGCTGACTGAGTTCTTGGAGAGACTTAGCGAAAGCTTCGAAGTGGTGGTTTTCACAGCTGGTCTGGAAGACTATGCTTCACAGGTTTTGGACAAGATAGACAGGAAAGGTGTGATCACGCAGAGGCTGTATCGGGACTCGTGCAGGGAAGTGAATGGAAGATATGTGAAGGACTTATCTATGGTAGTGGGGGAAGATCTTGGAAGTGTTTTGATAGTTGATGACAATCCGTCTTCTTACTCGTTACAGCCAGAGAATGGAGTGCCTATAAAGGCTTTTGTGGATGACCTGAGAGATCAAGAACTCATGAAGCTCGTGGAGTTTCTTGAAATATGTTATGCGTATGAGGATATGAGGGATGCAGTTCAGGATTTTCTGGCTAACTag
- the BNAC03G76030D gene encoding probable methyltransferase At1g29790 — MAGFTMSLNLFLLVAMVATNILSLYHLSSTTNFFQSAAKFSPSSVPTVPDHLLRQLHTIRAAINHLTNHSPDKSTSTASSTVSSSSAPPKDLLLYSKLSPIASACHNYPDLLHEYMNYTPFSLCPSDADLAEKLILRGCHPLPRRRCFSRTPRVTDSKPDSHVIWSYYSSCKTFDCLAVKFPGAGFDLSAEKSKSQFSAYKSELDLPITQLLQIAKSANSVLRLGIDVGGGTGSFAAAMKARNVTVVTTTMNFNAPYSEAVALRGLVPLHVPLQQRLPVFDGVVDLVRCGRAVNRWIPVTVMEFFLFDLDRVLRGGGYLWLDRFFSKKVDLENVYGPMIGKLGYKKVKWAVANKVDSKHGEVFLTALLQKPVAR, encoded by the coding sequence ATGGCAGGATTCACTATGAGCTTGAATCTATTTCTACTAGTAGCCATGGTAGCTACCAACATCCTCTCCCTCTACCACctctcctccaccaccaacTTCTTCCAGTCCGCCGCCAAATTCTCCCCCTCCTCCGTCCCCACAGTCCCCGACCACCTCCTCCGTCAGCTTCACACGATCCGCGCCGCCATCAACCACCTCACAAACCACAGTCCAGACAAATCGACTTCAACCGCCTCCTCCaccgtctcctcctcctccgcgcCGCCGAAAGATCTCCTCCTCTACTCCAAGCTCTCCCCCATAGCTTCCGCTTGCCACAACTACCCCGACCTGCTCCACGAGTACATGAACTACACTCCTTTCTCTCTCTGCCCCTCCGACGCCGATCTCGCCGAGAAGCTCATCCTCCGCGGCTGCCACCCTCTCCCTCGCCGCCGTTGCTTCTCCCGCACGCCAAGGGTTACAGATTCAAAGCCTGATTCTCATGTTATCTGGTCTTACTACTCATCCTGCAAGACGTTCGATTGCTTGGCGGTGAAGTTCCCCGGCGCAGGCTTCGACCTCTCCGCCGAGAAGTCCAAATCTCAGTTCTCCGCGTACAAGTCCGAGCTCGATCTCCCGATCACGCAGCTCCTCCAGATCGCTAAATCTGCAAACTCCGTCCTCCGCCTCGGGATCGACGTCGGCGGTGGGACGGGATCCTTCGCGGCGGCGATGAAGGCGCGCAACGTCACCGTCGTGACCACGACGATGAACTTCAACGCGCCGTACAGCGAGGCGGTGGCGCTGAGGGGGCTCGTGCCGCTTCACGTGCCTCTCCAGCAGCGGCTTCCGGTTTTTGACGGCGTGGTGGATTTGGTTCGGTGTGGGAGGGCTGTGAACCGGTGGATTCCGGTTACGGTTATGGAGTTTTTCTTGTTTGATTTGGACCGGGTTTTGAGAGGTGGTGGTTATCTTTGGTTGGATCGGTTCTTTAGCAAGAAGGTTGATCTTGAGAATGTGTATGGGCCGATGATCGGGAAGTTGGGATACAAGAAGGTGAAATGGGCGGTGGCGAATAAGGTGGATTCGAAGCATGGTGAAGTTTTCTTGACGGCTTTGCTTCAGAAACCTGTTGCAAGATGA
- the LOC106375961 gene encoding uncharacterized protein LOC106375961, with translation MGENGDKHSGSQESNTKKPESKNHSGVPKSDLWTDGLICAFEFIRGAKKHVHLKQEDGHTRVTTHSELNHNPFVDSSAADVPRSRSASSLNFIDDHVLPAAQAERYEGSRWVPIGWARISELVQTVQVNAEWPSLELIDDEEDVPVTDLAAPYWERPGGPTWWCHMAAGHSSVEAWLRNATWLHPAISLALRDESKLISERMRHLLYEVPVRVAGGLLFELLGQSVGDPVISEDDVPVVFRSWQAKNFLVTVMHVKGNVSSTNVLGVTEVEELLYAGGYNVPRTVHEVIAHLACRLSRWDDRLFRKSIFGAADEIELKFMNRRNHEDVNLFSIILNQEIRKLSRQVIRVKWSLHAREEIIFELVQHLRGNVARQLLEGLRKNTREMLEEQEAVRGRLFTIQDVMQSSVRAWLQDKSLRVSHNLAVFGGCGLVLTIIVGLFGINVDGIPGAQNTPYAFGLFTLLMIIIGAVLIAVGLVYLGLKKPITEEQVEVRKLELQDVVKIFQHEAETHAQVRRNNLSPTAGDIFDANYILIQ, from the exons ATGGGAGAAAATGGGGACAAACACTCAGGCTCACAAGAGAGTAACACCAAGAAGCCTGAGAGTAAAAACCATTCAGGCGTCCCCAAGAGTGATCTTTGGACCGATGGGCTTATCTGCGCCTTTGAGTTCATCCGAGGAGCCAAAAAGCATGTTCACTTGAAGCAAGAAGATGGACACACCAGAGTTACTACTCACTCCGAGCTTAACCACAACCCTTTTGTTGATTCGTCTGCAGCCGATGTTCCAAGGTCAAGGTCAGCATCTTCCTTGAATTTCATAGATGACCACGTGCTTCCAGCAGCACAAGCCGAGAGATACGAGGGAAGCCGCTGGGTGCCTATCGGCTGGGCTAGAATATCCGAGCTAGTTCAAACGGTGCAAGTGAACGCGGAGTGGCCTAGTTTGGAGCTGATAGACGATGAAGAGGATGTCCCCGTCACAGACTTAGCGGCTCCTTATTGGGAACGACCAGGTGGTCCCACGTGGTGGTGCCATATGGCTGCTGGACACTCTTCCGTCGAGGCGTGGCTCAGGAACGCTACGTGGTTGCATCCTGCGATTAGTCTTGCGCTGAGGGATGAGAGTAAGCTGATAAGCGAACGGATGAGACACCTTCTATACGAGGTTCCGGTTAGGGTAGCTGGAGGTTTGTTGTTTGAGCTGTTGGGGCAATCGGTTGGTGATCCTGTGATCAGTGAGGATGATGTTCCCGTTGTTTTTCGGTCTTGGCAAGCTAAGAACTTCTTGGTGACTGTGATGCACGTGAAAGGGAATGTATCAAGCACCAATGTGCTAGGTGTCACTGAAGTAGAG GAGCTGCTTTATGCAGGAGGTTATAATGTGCCAAGAACGGTTCATGAAGTAATAGCACACTTGGCTTGCCGTCTTTCTCGATGGGATGATAG GCTGTTCCGTAAATCCATATTTGGTGCAGCAGATGAAATTGAACTGAAGTTTATGAACAG GAGAAACCATGAGGATGTAAATCTCTTCAGTATCATTCTCAATCAAGAGATAAGAAAATTATCAAGACAG GTCATCAGAGTGAAGTGGTCACTACACGCAAGAGAGGAGATAATCTTTGAGCTAGTCCAGCACCTGAGGGGAAACGTAGCTCGCCAATTGTTGGAAGGTTTGAGGAAAAACACAAGGGAAATGCTGGAGGAACAAGAAGCAGTCCGTGGACGTTTATTTACAATTCAAGATGTCATGCAAAGCAGTGTCCGCGCTTGGTTACAG GACAAAAGTCTGAGAGTGAGCCATAACTTAGCCGTCTTTGGAGGATGCGGTCTTGTACTTACAATAATCGTGGGATTGTTTGGGATCAACGTGGATGGCATCCCCGGCGCACAGAACACTCCTTATGCCTTTGGTCTGTTCACACTGCTAATGATCATCATCGGAGCTGTTCTCATTGCGGTTGGCTTGGTGTACTTGGGGCTGAAAAAGCCCATCACGGAAGAACAAGTAGAGGTGAGGAAGCTGGAGCTGCAAGACGTGGTGAAGATATTTCAACACGAAGCAGAGACACACGCGCAAGTCAGGAGAAACAACCTCTCTCCCACCGCTGGAGATATTTTTGATGCTAACTATATTCTCATCCAGTAA
- the LOC106361607 gene encoding DNA-binding protein DDB_G0278111-like isoform X1 has product MADPELEAIRQRRMQELMAQHGTQGKQGSQQNPDQERAQEDAKREADERRQMMLSQILSSQARERIARIALVKPEKARGVEDVILRAAQMGQIVEKVSEERLITLLEQINSQTTKQTKVTIQRRRGVDDD; this is encoded by the exons ATG GCTGATCCTGAACTAGAAGCTATTCGACAGAGGAGAATGCAAGAGCTCATGGCTCAGCATGGCACT CAGGGGAAGCAGGGGAGTCAGCAGAATCCAGATCAAGAGAGAGCACAGGAAGATGCTAAAAG GGAAGCTGATGAACGTAGACAAATGATGCTTAGTCAAATCTTGTCTTCCCAAGCCCGAGAGAGAA TTGCTCGAATTGCCCTGGTGAAACCTGAGAAAGCTAGAGGTGTAGAGGATGTTATTTTGAGGGCTGCTCAAATGGGACAGATTGTTGAGAAG GTTTCTGAGGAGCGACTTATAACGCTGCTGGAACAGATAAACAGCCAGACAACCAAACAGACAAAAGTCACG ATCCAGAGGCGTCGTGGGGTGGACGACGAttag
- the LOC106361607 gene encoding DNA-binding protein DDB_G0278111-like isoform X2 — MADPELEAIRQRRMQELMAQHGTGKQGSQQNPDQERAQEDAKREADERRQMMLSQILSSQARERIARIALVKPEKARGVEDVILRAAQMGQIVEKVSEERLITLLEQINSQTTKQTKVTIQRRRGVDDD, encoded by the exons ATG GCTGATCCTGAACTAGAAGCTATTCGACAGAGGAGAATGCAAGAGCTCATGGCTCAGCATGGCACT GGGAAGCAGGGGAGTCAGCAGAATCCAGATCAAGAGAGAGCACAGGAAGATGCTAAAAG GGAAGCTGATGAACGTAGACAAATGATGCTTAGTCAAATCTTGTCTTCCCAAGCCCGAGAGAGAA TTGCTCGAATTGCCCTGGTGAAACCTGAGAAAGCTAGAGGTGTAGAGGATGTTATTTTGAGGGCTGCTCAAATGGGACAGATTGTTGAGAAG GTTTCTGAGGAGCGACTTATAACGCTGCTGGAACAGATAAACAGCCAGACAACCAAACAGACAAAAGTCACG ATCCAGAGGCGTCGTGGGGTGGACGACGAttag